A region of Pleionea litopenaei DNA encodes the following proteins:
- the rpoB gene encoding DNA-directed RNA polymerase subunit beta, with protein MAYSYTVKKRIRKDFGTRSQILDVPYLLATQLDSYRSFINDTDTTENSGLDQAFKSVFPITSYSGSAALEYVSYRLGEPVFDVKECQVRGVTYAAPLRVKIRLVIYDKESKSGAVKDIREQEVYMGEMPLMTENGTFVINGTERVIVSQLHRSPGVFFDSDKGKTHSSGKLLYNARVIPYRGSWLDFEFDPKDAVFVRIDRRRKLPATILLRAMGYTTEEILDIFFENDFVELDAEGNAKLKLIPERLRGETLNFDIKDTKGKVIVEEGRRITVRHIKQMEKLGLELLDVPSDFLIGKAIARNIIDEETGEVIVEANAEITEELIANLVENNVTQFQTLYTNDLDRGAYISDTLRLDPTREPLDALVEIYRMMRPGEPPTKEAAEALFHNLFFTEDRYDLSAVGRMKFNRRVNRDELTGPGVLYDGKYFSMLKDDFSKGLLESHKEDSDILEVIKTLVDIRNGIGVVDDIDHLGNRRIRSVGEMAENQFRVGLVRVERAVKERLSQAESENLMPQDLINAKPVSAAIKEFFGSSQLSQFMDQNNPLSEVTHKRRVSALGPGGLTRERAGFEVRDVHPTHYGRVCPIETPEGPNIGLINSLACYARTNDYGFLESPYRRVVDGKTTNEVDYLSAIDEGKFVIAQANATVDEKGNITDELVPCRHQGEFQLTTPDRVEYMDVSPQQIVSVAASMIPFLEHDDANRALMGSNMQRQAVPTLRAEKPLVGTGMERTVAVDSGVTVKARRGGIIDSVDASRIVVRVHEDETSTGDAGVDIYNLTKYTRSNQNTCINQRPIVSPGDVVERGDVLADGPSTDLGELALGQNLLVAFMPWNGYNFEDSILISERVVEEDRFTSIHIQELTCIARDTKLGPEEITADIPNVGESALSKLDEAGIVYIGAEVKPGDILVGKVTPKGETQLTPEEKLLRAIFGEKASDVKDTSLRVSSGTVGTVIDVQVFTRDGVEKDSRATEIENSEIAAAKKDLNDQFRILEGNIHQRAYTLLVGGTVEKGPNRIKKGTEVTEDYLQELEPSQWLEIQLRDEAKQQQLEELTQYLEEQRKEFEKKLEIKRMKITQGDDLAPGVLKIVKVYMAVKRRIQPGDKMAGRHGNKGVISNIVPVEDMPYRANGEPVDIVLNPLGVPSRMNIGQILETHLGWAAKGLGHKIGDMVQAKQEVAKMREFLGQVYNHRDQATVDLDSLNDDEIMNLANNLKGGVPMATPVFDGAKEEEIKHMLELADLPTSGQSILFDGRTGDQFDRPVTVGYMYMLKLNHLVDDKMHARSTGSYSLVTQQPLGGKAQFGGQRFGEMEVWALEAYGAAYTLQEMLTVKSDDVNGRTRMYKNIVDGDHRMEPGMPESFNVLVKEIRSLGIDIELEVE; from the coding sequence ATGGCGTATTCATACACAGTGAAAAAGCGTATCCGTAAGGATTTCGGGACTCGTTCTCAAATTTTAGATGTCCCTTATCTGCTTGCCACTCAGCTTGATTCTTATCGTTCGTTTATCAATGATACCGATACGACTGAGAATTCAGGGCTGGACCAAGCGTTCAAATCCGTTTTTCCTATAACTTCATATTCGGGCTCTGCGGCTCTTGAGTATGTCAGTTATCGCTTAGGGGAGCCGGTTTTTGACGTTAAAGAATGTCAAGTTCGAGGCGTAACTTATGCCGCTCCATTGCGCGTTAAAATCCGCTTGGTTATTTATGATAAAGAATCTAAGTCGGGCGCAGTAAAAGACATCCGTGAACAAGAAGTTTACATGGGTGAAATGCCGTTAATGACCGAAAACGGTACCTTCGTTATTAATGGTACTGAGCGTGTTATTGTTTCTCAGTTACACCGTTCGCCTGGTGTATTCTTTGATTCAGACAAAGGTAAAACACACTCTTCGGGCAAATTGCTATATAACGCTCGTGTTATTCCATACCGTGGTTCCTGGTTGGATTTCGAATTCGATCCGAAAGATGCTGTCTTCGTTCGTATTGACCGTCGTCGTAAATTACCTGCGACCATTTTGCTACGTGCAATGGGTTATACCACTGAAGAAATTCTTGATATTTTCTTTGAAAATGATTTCGTTGAGCTCGATGCTGAAGGCAATGCAAAGCTTAAATTAATTCCAGAGCGTTTACGTGGTGAAACCTTAAACTTTGATATCAAAGATACCAAAGGTAAAGTGATCGTTGAAGAAGGTCGTCGTATTACTGTTCGCCACATTAAGCAAATGGAAAAGTTAGGTCTTGAGCTACTAGATGTACCTAGCGACTTCTTAATTGGCAAAGCGATTGCGCGAAACATCATCGACGAAGAAACCGGTGAAGTCATCGTTGAAGCTAACGCTGAAATCACTGAAGAATTGATCGCGAACTTAGTTGAAAACAACGTAACGCAATTCCAAACACTTTACACCAATGACTTAGATCGTGGTGCGTACATTTCAGATACGCTACGTTTGGATCCGACTCGTGAGCCTCTTGATGCATTAGTCGAAATCTACCGTATGATGCGTCCTGGTGAGCCACCAACAAAAGAAGCAGCAGAAGCTTTGTTCCATAACTTATTCTTTACCGAAGATCGTTATGACCTATCTGCTGTTGGACGTATGAAGTTTAACCGTCGTGTTAATCGTGATGAACTGACCGGTCCTGGCGTTCTGTACGATGGTAAATACTTCTCTATGTTAAAAGATGATTTTTCTAAAGGGTTGCTTGAAAGCCATAAAGAAGATTCTGATATTTTAGAAGTCATTAAAACGTTAGTCGATATACGTAACGGTATCGGTGTAGTCGATGATATCGACCATTTAGGTAACCGTCGTATTCGTAGCGTTGGTGAAATGGCTGAAAACCAATTCCGTGTTGGTTTAGTTCGAGTAGAGCGTGCTGTTAAAGAACGTTTATCACAAGCTGAGTCAGAAAACTTAATGCCTCAAGACTTGATCAACGCGAAACCTGTTTCAGCGGCTATCAAAGAATTCTTTGGTTCAAGCCAGTTGTCACAATTTATGGATCAAAACAATCCATTGTCAGAGGTGACACATAAACGACGTGTTTCAGCGTTAGGCCCTGGCGGTCTTACTCGAGAGCGTGCTGGCTTCGAAGTACGTGACGTACATCCAACTCACTATGGTCGTGTATGTCCTATCGAAACACCTGAGGGTCCAAACATCGGTTTGATCAACTCTTTGGCATGTTACGCACGTACCAATGATTACGGCTTCTTAGAAAGCCCTTATCGTCGAGTTGTCGATGGTAAAACAACGAACGAAGTTGATTACTTATCTGCGATTGATGAAGGTAAATTTGTTATCGCACAGGCGAATGCTACGGTCGATGAGAAAGGCAACATTACTGATGAGCTGGTTCCTTGTCGTCATCAAGGAGAGTTCCAGTTAACAACGCCAGATCGCGTTGAATATATGGACGTTTCTCCACAGCAGATCGTATCGGTTGCGGCTTCTATGATTCCATTCCTTGAACACGATGATGCGAACCGTGCATTGATGGGATCAAACATGCAACGTCAAGCCGTTCCTACTTTGCGAGCGGAAAAGCCGCTGGTAGGTACTGGAATGGAACGTACGGTTGCGGTTGACTCAGGTGTAACGGTTAAAGCTCGTCGTGGCGGTATCATCGATAGCGTTGATGCGTCTCGAATCGTTGTTCGTGTTCATGAAGATGAAACTTCAACGGGCGACGCCGGTGTTGATATTTACAACTTAACCAAATACACCCGTTCGAATCAAAATACATGTATTAACCAACGTCCTATCGTTAGTCCTGGTGACGTGGTTGAACGTGGTGATGTATTGGCCGATGGTCCGTCAACCGACTTAGGTGAGTTAGCGCTAGGCCAAAACCTTTTGGTCGCGTTCATGCCTTGGAACGGTTACAACTTCGAAGACTCGATTCTTATTTCTGAGCGTGTTGTTGAAGAAGATCGTTTCACCAGTATTCACATTCAAGAACTAACCTGTATCGCTCGTGATACTAAGTTGGGGCCAGAAGAGATTACGGCTGATATTCCAAACGTTGGCGAAAGCGCGTTATCTAAATTAGATGAAGCGGGTATCGTTTATATTGGTGCAGAAGTTAAACCTGGTGACATCTTAGTTGGTAAAGTTACGCCTAAAGGTGAAACTCAATTAACACCTGAAGAAAAACTATTACGCGCAATTTTCGGTGAGAAAGCGTCAGATGTTAAAGACACGTCTCTTCGTGTTTCTTCTGGCACTGTGGGTACCGTTATTGACGTTCAAGTTTTCACTCGTGATGGTGTAGAGAAAGATTCTCGAGCGACTGAAATCGAAAACAGCGAAATCGCTGCAGCGAAAAAAGACTTGAATGACCAGTTCCGTATTTTGGAAGGTAACATTCATCAACGTGCTTACACTTTATTGGTTGGCGGTACGGTTGAAAAAGGTCCAAATCGCATTAAGAAAGGCACCGAAGTTACTGAAGATTACTTGCAAGAGCTTGAGCCATCACAATGGTTAGAAATTCAACTACGTGATGAAGCGAAACAGCAACAACTTGAAGAGTTAACTCAGTACCTAGAAGAGCAACGCAAAGAGTTTGAAAAGAAACTTGAAATTAAGCGTATGAAGATCACTCAAGGTGATGATCTTGCTCCGGGCGTCTTGAAGATTGTTAAAGTTTACATGGCGGTGAAACGTCGTATTCAACCTGGTGATAAGATGGCTGGTCGTCACGGAAACAAGGGTGTTATCTCTAACATCGTTCCTGTTGAAGATATGCCTTACCGTGCGAACGGTGAGCCGGTTGATATCGTACTTAACCCGCTCGGTGTACCATCGCGGATGAACATTGGTCAGATCTTAGAAACTCACTTAGGTTGGGCGGCGAAAGGTCTTGGTCATAAGATCGGCGACATGGTTCAAGCGAAACAAGAAGTCGCGAAAATGCGTGAGTTCTTAGGTCAGGTTTATAACCATCGTGACCAAGCAACGGTTGATCTCGATTCATTGAATGATGACGAAATCATGAACTTAGCGAACAACTTGAAAGGCGGTGTGCCAATGGCAACGCCGGTGTTTGATGGAGCGAAAGAAGAAGAAATCAAGCACATGTTGGAGCTCGCAGACTTACCAACGTCAGGCCAGTCAATTTTGTTTGACGGTCGAACCGGAGATCAATTTGATCGTCCAGTTACCGTTGGATACATGTATATGTTGAAATTGAACCACTTGGTCGATGACAAAATGCATGCGCGTTCAACTGGTTCGTACAGCTTGGTTACGCAGCAGCCGCTGGGTGGTAAAGCTCAGTTCGGTGGTCAGCGTTTCGGGGAGATGGAAGTATGGGCACTAGAAGCTTACGGTGCTGCTTACACGCTTCAAGAAATGCTTACGGTTAAGTCAGATGATGTTAACGGTCGTACTCGTATGTACAAAAACATCGTTGATGGCGATCACCGTATGGAGCCAGGTATGCCAGAATCCTTCAACGTATTAGTGAAGGAAATTCGCTCATTGGGTATCGACATTGAGCTCGAGGTTGAATAG
- the rplL gene encoding 50S ribosomal protein L7/L12, protein MALSKDDILNAIAEMSVMDVVELVEAMEEKFGVSAAAAVAVAGPAAAGDAAAAEEQTEFDVVMKSFGANKVAVIKAVRGATGLGLKEAKEMVEGAPATVKEALSKDEAEALKKELEEAGAEVELK, encoded by the coding sequence ATGGCTCTATCTAAAGACGATATCTTAAATGCAATTGCTGAAATGAGCGTAATGGACGTTGTTGAGCTTGTTGAAGCAATGGAAGAAAAATTTGGCGTTTCTGCTGCAGCTGCTGTTGCTGTTGCAGGTCCTGCTGCTGCTGGTGATGCAGCTGCTGCTGAAGAGCAAACTGAGTTTGACGTTGTTATGAAAAGCTTCGGTGCAAACAAAGTTGCGGTTATCAAAGCTGTTCGCGGTGCGACTGGTCTTGGTCTTAAAGAAGCTAAAGAAATGGTTGAAGGCGCTCCTGCAACTGTTAAAGAAGCACTTTCTAAAGACGAAGCTGAAGCACTTAAGAAAGAGCTTGAAGAAGCAGGTGCAGAAGTCGAACTTAAATAA
- the rplJ gene encoding 50S ribosomal protein L10, which translates to MALGLEGKKAIVAEVNEVASKALSAVTAEYRGMTVEQMTALRVKAREANVYLKVIRNTLAKRAIEGTEFACMTDALVGPVICAFSLEEPGAAARLIKDFAKDADKLVATGVAIGGQLHGAEQLEAVSKLPTKEEAIASLMLVMNGPVTKLARTLNEFPSRITRVIAAVKDQKQAA; encoded by the coding sequence GTGGCACTTGGACTTGAAGGCAAAAAAGCGATTGTCGCTGAAGTCAATGAAGTGGCTTCTAAAGCGCTTTCTGCTGTAACTGCCGAGTACCGCGGAATGACAGTCGAGCAAATGACTGCATTACGTGTGAAAGCCCGTGAAGCTAACGTGTATCTTAAAGTTATAAGAAACACTTTGGCAAAGCGTGCAATCGAAGGTACCGAGTTCGCCTGCATGACTGATGCTTTAGTTGGCCCGGTAATTTGTGCATTCTCTCTAGAAGAGCCTGGTGCGGCAGCTCGCCTCATCAAAGACTTCGCGAAAGACGCCGACAAACTTGTTGCAACAGGTGTTGCAATTGGTGGTCAGTTACACGGAGCAGAGCAGCTTGAAGCTGTTTCTAAGCTACCAACCAAAGAGGAAGCAATTGCTTCATTGATGCTCGTTATGAACGGACCAGTTACCAAACTGGCGCGTACTTTGAACGAGTTCCCATCGCGTATTACTCGAGTAATCGCGGCGGTGAAAGATCAGAAGCAAGCGGCGTAA
- the rplA gene encoding 50S ribosomal protein L1 has product MAKLSKRARLIKEKVDTNKVYGVEEALELLKEVSSVKFSESVDIAVNLGIDPRKSDQVVRGATVLPNGIGKDVRVAVFTQGANADAAKEAGADIVGMDDLADEVKKGNMNFDVVIASPDAMRVVGQLGQILGPRGLMPNPKVGTVTPDVATAVKNAKAGQVQYRADKNGIVHASIGKISFDVQALKENMGSLIAALKKAKPASAKGTYMKKVSLSSTMGPGITIDQATIEVAKD; this is encoded by the coding sequence ATGGCTAAATTATCGAAACGCGCTCGTTTGATTAAAGAAAAAGTCGACACTAACAAAGTTTACGGTGTTGAAGAAGCTCTAGAACTTCTTAAAGAAGTTTCAAGCGTTAAATTTTCAGAGAGCGTTGATATCGCAGTTAACCTAGGTATCGACCCTCGTAAATCTGATCAAGTTGTTCGTGGTGCTACCGTACTTCCTAACGGTATTGGTAAAGACGTTCGTGTTGCAGTTTTCACCCAAGGTGCAAACGCAGATGCAGCAAAAGAAGCGGGTGCTGATATCGTAGGCATGGATGACTTGGCTGACGAAGTTAAGAAAGGCAACATGAACTTTGACGTTGTTATTGCTAGCCCAGACGCGATGCGTGTGGTTGGTCAATTAGGTCAAATTTTAGGTCCACGTGGATTAATGCCAAACCCAAAAGTTGGCACAGTTACTCCTGACGTTGCGACTGCTGTTAAAAATGCGAAAGCTGGTCAAGTTCAATACCGCGCTGACAAGAACGGTATCGTTCATGCAAGCATCGGTAAAATTTCTTTCGATGTGCAAGCGCTTAAAGAAAACATGGGTTCTTTAATCGCAGCACTTAAGAAAGCTAAACCAGCTTCAGCAAAAGGTACCTACATGAAGAAAGTGTCTTTATCTTCAACCATGGGACCTGGCATCACTATCGATCAAGCTACGATCGAAGTTGCTAAAGATTAA
- the rplK gene encoding 50S ribosomal protein L11, producing MAKKVQAYIKLQVAAGMANPSPPVGPALGQHGVNIMEFCKAFNAATEKVEKGLPIPVVITVYNDRSFTFITKTPPASVLIKKALNLKSGSSRPNTEKVGKITRAQLEEIAKMKEPDLTAADLDAAVNTIAGTARSMGVDVEG from the coding sequence ATGGCAAAAAAAGTACAAGCTTATATTAAGCTTCAGGTTGCGGCCGGTATGGCCAATCCTAGTCCACCAGTTGGTCCAGCTCTTGGTCAACACGGTGTTAACATCATGGAATTCTGTAAAGCTTTCAACGCAGCAACTGAGAAAGTTGAAAAAGGTTTACCAATTCCTGTTGTAATTACAGTTTATAACGATCGTAGTTTTACGTTCATTACTAAAACTCCTCCTGCATCAGTTTTGATCAAAAAGGCATTGAATCTTAAATCAGGTAGTTCACGTCCGAACACTGAAAAAGTGGGCAAGATCACTCGCGCTCAACTAGAAGAAATCGCCAAAATGAAAGAGCCTGATCTTACTGCAGCTGACTTAGATGCTGCGGTCAACACTATTGCTGGAACTGCGCGCTCAATGGGCGTAGACGTGGAGGGTTAA
- the nusG gene encoding transcription termination/antitermination protein NusG codes for MAKRWYVVQAYSGYESKVKTMLEERIKLHSLEDKFGQILVPTEEVVEMRAGQKRKSERKFFPGYVLVEMDMGDESWHLVRETPRVLGFIGGTSDRPAPISEREANAILQRVEDSSDKPKPKTLFEPGEVVRVIDGPFADFNATVESVNYEKNRLQVSVLIFGRSTPVELEFGQVEKG; via the coding sequence ATGGCGAAACGTTGGTATGTCGTACAAGCGTACTCTGGCTACGAGTCAAAAGTAAAAACCATGCTCGAAGAGCGAATCAAATTACATTCGCTTGAAGACAAGTTTGGTCAGATTCTAGTTCCGACTGAAGAAGTCGTCGAAATGCGCGCAGGACAAAAGCGTAAAAGTGAACGCAAATTCTTTCCTGGCTACGTATTAGTAGAAATGGATATGGGCGATGAGTCTTGGCATTTAGTGCGTGAAACGCCACGAGTGCTTGGGTTTATTGGTGGTACATCTGATCGACCAGCGCCGATATCAGAGCGAGAAGCCAACGCAATTTTACAACGTGTTGAAGACAGCAGCGATAAGCCGAAACCGAAAACGCTATTTGAACCAGGTGAAGTGGTTCGCGTTATCGATGGCCCATTTGCAGACTTCAATGCGACCGTTGAGTCGGTTAATTACGAGAAAAACCGACTGCAAGTATCGGTACTAATTTTTGGTCGTTCTACACCGGTTGAACTTGAGTTCGGTCAGGTAGAGAAAGGCTAA
- the secE gene encoding preprotein translocase subunit SecE → MSTEANTSSGLDTVKWLAAVLLVAGAVYGNHYMEQLDSMSLVIRVAIIIGLIALALLIASTTGKGKTAINFARESRMEVRKVVWPTRQEAIQTTLVIVLFVIVVSLFLWGVDSLLGWGVSSVMSL, encoded by the coding sequence GTGAGTACTGAAGCGAATACATCTTCCGGGTTAGACACTGTAAAGTGGCTGGCAGCTGTGTTGTTGGTTGCTGGTGCTGTATACGGTAATCACTACATGGAACAATTAGACTCTATGTCTTTGGTTATCCGTGTTGCCATTATCATCGGATTGATCGCATTGGCTTTGCTCATTGCGTCTACCACTGGTAAAGGCAAAACAGCGATTAATTTTGCTCGTGAGTCACGAATGGAAGTTCGCAAGGTTGTTTGGCCGACGCGTCAAGAAGCCATTCAAACCACTTTAGTTATTGTCCTATTCGTTATTGTGGTGTCGCTATTCTTATGGGGCGTTGATTCGCTACTTGGCTGGGGCGTTAGCTCCGTCATGAGTCTATAG
- the tuf gene encoding elongation factor Tu: MSKEKFERNKPHVNVGTIGHVDHGKTTLTAAMCTVLSKTFGGAARAFDEIDNAPEEKERGITIATSHVEYETEARHYAHVDCPGHADYVKNMITGAAQMDGAILVCSAADGPMPQTREHILLSRQVGVPKIIVFLNKCDMVDDEELLELVEMEVRELLDAYEFPGDDTPVIRGSALKALEGDADYEAKIIELSKALDEYIPEPERAIDQSFLLPIEDVFSISGRGTVVTGRVEQGIVKVGEEVEIVGIKDTVKTTVTGVEMFRKLLDEGRAGDNVGVLLRGTKREDVERGQVLAHVGTITPHTKFESEVYVLSKDEGGRHTPFFKGYRPQFYFRTTDVTGAVELPEGVEMVMPGDNIKMVVELIAPIAMDEGLRFAIREGGRTVGAGVVAKIIE, from the coding sequence ATGTCTAAGGAAAAATTTGAACGTAATAAACCCCACGTAAACGTGGGAACCATTGGCCACGTTGACCACGGTAAAACCACTTTGACTGCAGCAATGTGTACTGTATTGTCAAAGACTTTCGGTGGTGCGGCACGTGCATTCGATGAAATCGACAATGCGCCAGAAGAAAAAGAGCGTGGTATTACAATCGCAACTTCGCACGTAGAGTACGAAACAGAAGCTCGTCACTACGCGCACGTTGATTGCCCAGGACATGCTGACTACGTTAAAAACATGATCACCGGTGCTGCTCAAATGGACGGCGCGATCTTAGTTTGTTCAGCAGCTGACGGCCCAATGCCACAAACACGTGAGCACATCTTGTTATCACGTCAGGTTGGTGTACCAAAGATCATTGTTTTCTTAAACAAATGTGACATGGTAGACGACGAAGAGTTGTTAGAGCTAGTTGAAATGGAAGTACGTGAGTTATTAGACGCTTACGAATTCCCAGGTGACGACACGCCAGTTATCCGTGGTTCAGCGCTTAAAGCGTTAGAAGGTGACGCGGACTACGAAGCGAAAATCATCGAATTGTCAAAAGCTTTGGATGAGTACATTCCAGAGCCAGAGCGTGCGATTGACCAATCATTCTTGTTACCAATCGAAGACGTATTCTCAATCTCAGGCCGTGGTACAGTTGTTACTGGTCGTGTAGAGCAAGGTATCGTAAAAGTTGGTGAAGAAGTTGAAATCGTAGGTATCAAAGACACGGTTAAGACAACAGTAACTGGTGTAGAAATGTTCCGTAAGCTTCTTGACGAAGGTCGAGCAGGCGACAACGTAGGTGTATTACTACGTGGAACTAAGCGTGAAGACGTAGAGCGTGGTCAAGTATTGGCACACGTAGGAACTATCACGCCACACACTAAGTTCGAATCAGAAGTGTACGTATTGTCGAAAGATGAAGGTGGTCGTCATACACCATTCTTCAAAGGCTATCGTCCACAGTTCTACTTCCGTACGACTGATGTAACAGGTGCGGTAGAGCTTCCAGAAGGTGTTGAGATGGTTATGCCAGGCGACAACATCAAGATGGTAGTAGAGTTAATTGCACCGATTGCGATGGACGAAGGTTTACGCTTCGCGATTCGTGAAGGTGGCCGTACTGTTGGTGCGGGTGTTGTTGCTAAAATCATCGAGTAA
- a CDS encoding type III pantothenate kinase, producing the protein MMLLVDFGNTRTKWLAVSDSDADAWAVSGENSLNQEWRACGYELSAIQIVEQISKDLPSSSTPIVVASVKPSVSEPIVDILREKYRVHCVVSESAFEGLVNAYSDPTAMGIDRWLAMIAGYRRSQGQSFIVVDCGTAITLDAVLETGQHMGGFILPGLNKQLNALLSNTEQVHSGQIRPEVSVELGQNTQTCVFNGIVTQIVALVEKISRQLSANGFPKVILTGGDGELIKDLLIKEISEESENITYVPLLVFEGLLTNALKELKKM; encoded by the coding sequence ATGATGTTACTGGTTGATTTCGGTAATACCCGAACTAAGTGGTTGGCTGTCTCCGATTCTGACGCAGATGCTTGGGCGGTTTCTGGTGAAAATAGTTTGAACCAAGAATGGCGAGCTTGTGGTTACGAGTTATCTGCAATTCAAATTGTCGAACAGATAAGTAAAGACTTACCCTCAAGTTCGACACCTATTGTTGTTGCTAGTGTGAAGCCATCGGTCAGCGAACCAATCGTTGATATATTAAGAGAGAAATACAGAGTACATTGCGTTGTCAGTGAATCTGCGTTTGAGGGGTTAGTTAATGCTTACTCAGATCCAACTGCAATGGGCATTGATCGTTGGTTGGCGATGATCGCAGGTTATCGTCGCAGCCAAGGACAAAGCTTCATCGTTGTTGATTGTGGCACCGCGATTACCCTCGACGCAGTGCTAGAGACCGGGCAACATATGGGAGGGTTCATTCTTCCTGGCTTAAACAAGCAGTTAAACGCCCTGCTTAGCAATACTGAGCAAGTTCATAGTGGTCAAATCCGCCCTGAGGTGTCGGTTGAGCTCGGCCAAAACACGCAAACGTGTGTGTTTAATGGAATAGTTACCCAGATTGTCGCGCTTGTTGAAAAGATCTCAAGACAATTAAGCGCTAATGGATTTCCCAAGGTGATTTTGACTGGAGGCGATGGAGAGTTGATAAAAGACTTACTTATCAAAGAGATAAGTGAGGAATCTGAGAATATTACCTATGTCCCCTTGTTAGTGTTTGAAGGATTATTAACCAACGCTTTGAAAGAATTAAAAAAAATGTAA